The Deltaproteobacteria bacterium genome includes a window with the following:
- a CDS encoding response regulator: MSDRTILVVDDSGIIREQLSHTLRFHGYTVLLADNGGQGLTVAMSHPEIDLFIVDINMPNMNGLEMIEEIRMIPNHKDTPIFVLTTESSSEVANEGREAGATAWIVKPFKEEPLLAGIKHVLGS; the protein is encoded by the coding sequence ATGTCAGATAGAACTATACTGGTAGTCGATGACTCCGGAATTATTCGTGAGCAACTCTCACATACACTTCGCTTTCACGGTTACACGGTTCTGCTAGCAGACAACGGAGGCCAAGGCCTAACGGTAGCCATGTCGCACCCTGAGATCGACCTCTTCATCGTCGACATCAATATGCCAAACATGAATGGTCTGGAGATGATCGAAGAAATCCGTATGATCCCCAACCACAAGGATACTCCTATTTTCGTTCTAACAACGGAGTCCTCAAGCGAAGTTGCCAATGAAGGCCGCGAGGCTGGCGCAACCGCATGGATTGTTAAGCCGTTTAAAGAAGAGCCGCTTCTGGCGGGCATCAAACATGTCCTCGGTAGCTAA
- a CDS encoding DNA alkylation response protein, which produces MPIRSPINELPTHHVANQPTHLENYNLFELDVPLAQAVERYGAQWSSTLLQSFGRELGLSETIEHGRLANRNKPELKTYDRFGHRIDEVDFHPSYHHMMKLGMQFGVHSLAWKTDDTGGHVAHTALEYLLGQIEGGVCCPLTMTYAAVPALQNNSELAKRFLPKLLSNSYDPRCIPISEKDSMTMGMAMTEKQGGSDVRANTSRAVPTENTEWGPGWHLTGHKWFCSAPMSDAFLTLAQTS; this is translated from the coding sequence ATGCCCATTCGTAGCCCTATAAACGAACTCCCCACGCACCACGTAGCAAACCAGCCCACCCATTTGGAAAACTACAACCTGTTTGAGCTCGATGTTCCACTGGCTCAAGCGGTGGAGCGCTACGGCGCTCAATGGTCAAGCACACTTCTCCAATCCTTTGGCCGGGAACTTGGTCTAAGTGAGACGATTGAGCACGGAAGACTTGCCAACCGCAACAAGCCCGAACTCAAAACTTACGACCGCTTCGGCCACCGAATAGACGAAGTTGATTTTCACCCAAGCTACCATCACATGATGAAACTCGGGATGCAGTTTGGTGTTCATTCCCTTGCCTGGAAAACAGATGATACGGGGGGCCATGTAGCGCATACTGCGCTCGAGTATCTACTGGGCCAGATTGAGGGCGGCGTGTGTTGCCCGCTTACAATGACCTACGCAGCAGTGCCTGCACTTCAAAACAACTCAGAACTCGCCAAGCGATTTCTTCCAAAGCTTTTGAGCAATAGCTACGACCCTCGTTGTATTCCAATCTCTGAAAAAGACAGTATGACCATGGGAATGGCCATGACCGAAAAACAAGGTGGTTCGGACGTTCGGGCCAATACCAGTCGTGCTGTTCCCACAGAAAATACTGAATGGGGTCCTGGCTGGCATCTTACTGGGCATAAGTGGTTTTGCAGCGCGCCCATGTCTGACGCGTTTCTAACCTTGGCCCAAACCAGCAA